One part of the Longimicrobium sp. genome encodes these proteins:
- a CDS encoding polyprenol monophosphomannose synthase, protein MLQRALVIVPTFNERENLPRLVPSILSRDARLEILVVDDGSPDGTGAMADEIAAAERRVHVIHRAGKLGLGTAYLAGFAWGLERGYDVFVQMDADFSHDPAHLPQFLSAIEDYDLVLGSRYLEGRVTVVNWPIARLLLSYYANVYARWVTGLPVADATGGFKCFRREVLATLDLTRVESNGYSFQIEMSFRAWKLGFRIGEIPIMFVDRDLGESKMSKAIFREAIWRVWRLRFLSAFGRLRSARGDAAALPPPAA, encoded by the coding sequence TTGCTGCAGCGCGCCCTCGTCATCGTCCCCACGTTCAACGAGAGAGAGAACCTCCCGCGGCTCGTCCCCTCGATCCTCTCGCGCGACGCGCGGCTGGAGATCCTGGTGGTGGACGACGGATCGCCGGACGGAACGGGCGCCATGGCGGACGAGATCGCCGCGGCGGAGCGGCGCGTGCACGTCATCCACCGCGCAGGCAAGCTGGGGCTGGGGACGGCGTACCTGGCCGGCTTCGCCTGGGGCCTCGAGCGCGGCTACGACGTCTTCGTGCAGATGGACGCGGACTTCAGCCACGACCCCGCGCACCTTCCGCAGTTCCTGAGCGCCATCGAGGACTACGACCTGGTGCTGGGGTCGCGCTACCTGGAAGGGCGCGTGACGGTGGTGAACTGGCCCATCGCGCGCCTCCTCCTCAGCTACTACGCCAACGTCTACGCCCGCTGGGTGACCGGCCTGCCGGTGGCCGACGCGACGGGCGGCTTCAAGTGCTTTCGCCGCGAGGTGCTGGCCACGCTGGACCTGACGCGCGTGGAGAGCAACGGCTACTCCTTCCAGATCGAGATGAGCTTCCGCGCCTGGAAGCTGGGCTTCAGGATCGGCGAGATCCCCATCATGTTCGTGGACCGCGACCTGGGGGAGAGCAAGATGTCGAAGGCGATCTTTCGCGAGGCGATCTGGCGCGTCTGGCGGCTGCGCTTCCTCTCCGCCTTCGGCCGCCTCCGC